A window from Heterodontus francisci isolate sHetFra1 chromosome 4, sHetFra1.hap1, whole genome shotgun sequence encodes these proteins:
- the LOC137368896 gene encoding C-C motif chemokine 19-like, with protein sequence MRRSTFSNAALLFIISAALWSISQASENSKSLEDCCLATGSKEIPSRIVRSYAIQLPGKGCKIHAVMFLTKSKVRICAPPMEKWVKNLMNKVNKKKKWRSAQKKKQQKSQNKRKRQA encoded by the exons ATGAGGAGGTCGACTTTCTCCAATGCTGCTCTCCTGTTTATCATCTCCGCCGCTCTCTGGAGCATTTCACAAG CCAGTGAAAATAGCAAGAGTTTGGAGGATTGCTGCCTCGCCACAGGTTCAAAGGAAATCCCATCAAGAATTGTGAGGAGCTACGCAATACAGTTACCCGGCAAGGGCTGCAAAATCCACGCTGTCAT GTTCCTGACTAAGTCTAAGGTACGCATTTGTGCCCCTCCAATGGAAAAATGGGTGAAAAACTTGATGAACAAAGTCAACAAGAAGAAGAAATGGAGATCAGCTCagaaaaagaagcaacagaagtccCAGAATAAAAG GAAGCGACAGGCCTGA